In Primulina huaijiensis isolate GDHJ02 chromosome 6, ASM1229523v2, whole genome shotgun sequence, a single window of DNA contains:
- the LOC140979589 gene encoding nicotinamide adenine dinucleotide transporter 1, chloroplastic: MAIHAHGPSPKGLLCNAGAGAAAGVIAATFVCPLDVIKTRFQVHGLPQLSNANVKGSLIVGSLEQIFQKEGFRGMYRGLSPTVLALLPNWAVYFTIYEQLKSFLGADDVNHHLSVGANMLAASGAGAATTIATNPLWVVKTRFQTQEMRGGVVLYRSTLSALRRIAHEEGIRGLYSGLVPALAGISHVAIQFPTYEKIKYYLADRDNTTMDKLGASNVAVASSVSKIFASTLTYPHEVVRSRLQEQGHHSEKRYSGVVDCIKKVFQQDGIPGFYRGCATNLLRTTPAAVITFTSFEMIHRFLVDVFPPDRQSLRNHRSPS, encoded by the exons ATGGCCATACATGCTCACGGCCCTAGTCCCAAGGGCCTTCTTTGCAATGCTGGTGCCGGTGCCGCAGCTG GAGTGATTGCAGCTACTTTTGTGTGTCCTTTAGATGTTATCAAGACTAGGTTTCAGGTCCATGGACTGCCGCAGCTTTCTAATGCTAATGTCAAAG GTAGTCTTATAGTTGGAAGTTTGGAACAAATATTTCAAAAGGAGGGCTTTCGTGGTATGTACCGTGGACTCTCTCCCACGGTGCTTGCATTGCTGCCAAATTGGGCA GTGTACTTCACAATTTATGAGCAACTAAAAAGTTTTCTTGGTGCTGATG ATGTAAATCATCATCTCTCGGTTGGTGCTAATATGTTGGCTGCTTCTGGTGCTGGAGCTGCGACTACAATTGCAACAAATCCTCTCTGGGTTGTTAAGACAAGATTTCAA ACACAAGAAATGAGAGGAGGTGTGGTGCTATATAGGAGCACGCTGTCTGCCTTGAGAAGAATTGCACATGAAGAGGGTATTCGAGGATTATACAG TGGCCTTGTGCCGGCTTTGGCTGGTATTAGTCATGTTGCAATTCAATTTCCAACATATGAGAAGATAAAGTATTACTTGGCTGATCGTG ATAACACGACGATGGATAAACTTGGCGCAAGCAATGTCGCGGTGGCTTCATCAGTTTCTAAAATATTCGCTTCCACCTTGACGTATCCACATGAG GTCGTGCGATCGAGGCTTCAGGAGCAAGGGCACCACTCTGAAAAGCGGTATTCTGGTGTTGTTGACTGCATTAAGAAAGTCTTCCAGCAAGATGGAATACCTGGTTTTTATCGAGGTTGTGCTACCAACCTCCTCAGAACCACACCAGCGGCTGTGATCACTTTCACCAGTTTTGAAATGATTCACCGCTTCCTTGTTGATGTATTCCCTCCAGACCGTCAATCATTGCGAAATCACAGGTCTCCAAGTTGA
- the LOC140979264 gene encoding protein DEHYDRATION-INDUCED 19 homolog 7-like produces the protein MGDRFYDDLLTALSSYAGHDFDNNREEQETEGDYDDEEVNEGKSDELACPFCSEDFDVLGLCCHIDADHRLEVKPGICPVCASKVTINMASHVIMQHENVLKALCNKKHGSGRSHTAVFLLRKELQEKHLCFIKESPRVISSSEAEADSMLLSFVNNPHTDYRPQTAQSCSSTETSLLAKKSSDNDSIERIQPSVSTDRNDGRMRCDFIQGLVLSTILDDL, from the exons ATGGGTGATCGGTTCTATGATGATTTACTCACTGCTCTTTCGTCTTATGCCGGACATGATTTTG ATAACAACCGTGAGGAGCAAGAGACGGAAGGGGATTacgatgatgaggaagtcaacGAAGGAAAATCGGATGAATTGGCTTGTCCATTTTGCTCCGAGGATTTTGATGTTCTTGGATTGTGCTGCCACATTGACGCCGACCACCGATTGGAGGTTAAACCCGGG ATCTGTCCTGTATGTGCTTCGAAGGTGACCATAAACATGGCCTCACATGTAATCATGCAGCACGAGAATGTTTTAAAG GCTCTCTGTAATAAGAAACATGGCAGTGGTCGCTCTCATACAGCAGTTTTCTTGTTAAGGAAAGAGTTACAAGAGAaacatttatgttttattaagGAGTCTCCTCGTGTCATTTCATCCTCTGAGGCGGAAGCTGATTCTATGCTGTTGTCATTTGTCAATAATCCACACACTGATTATCGACCTCAAACAGCTCAATCCTGTTCTTCAACTGAGACGAGCTTATTAGCAAAGAAAAGCTCTGATAATGATTCTATAGAAAG AATTCAACCATCTGTGTCCACAGACAGGAATGATGGGAGGATGAGATGTGATTTCATACAAGGATTAGTGTTATCCACGATTCTTGACGACTTATGA
- the LOC140979243 gene encoding probable galacturonosyltransferase-like 7 has translation MLWIMRFSGFFSAAMVIVVLSPSLQSFHPAEAITSSQADMYLRFPTSTNPSAKFSFRKVEAFRNADECHSTTLGKPSVCDPSLVHVAITLDVEYLRGSLAAVHSILQHSKCPESVFFHFLVSETGLETLVRSTFPELKFKVYYFDPERVRSLISSSVRQALEQPLNYARNYLADLLESCVKRVIYLDSDLVLVDDIWKLWNTSLGKKTIGAPEYCHANFTKYFTKHFWLDARFSGVFSGRSPCYFNTGVMVIDLGKWRRFGYTRQIEWWMEIQKTNPYRIYELGSLPPYLLVFAGHVAPIEHRWNQHGLGGDNVRGSCRNLHPGPVSLLHWSGSGKPWLRLDSNQPCPLDSLWAPYDLYRHST, from the coding sequence ATGCTGTGGATAATGAGATTTTCTGGGTTTTTCTCCGCAGCGATGGTAATAGTTGTACTTTCTCCTTCCTTGCAATCTTTTCATCCTGCAGAAGCTATTACTTCGTCTCAGGCCGACATGTATCTCAGATTCCCCACTTCTACTAACCCATCTGCCAAATTTTCCTTTCGAAAAGTTGAAGCGTTCCGCAATGCGGACGAGTGCCACTCGACAACGTTGGGGAAACCCAGCGTCTGCGATCCTTCTCTCGTTCACGTGGCGATTACTCTCGATGTCGAATATCTGCGAGGTTCATTGGCCGCCGTCCATTCGATTCTCCAGCATTCCAAGTGTCCAGAAAGTGTGTTCTTCCATTTCCTTGTTTCAGAAACGGGTCTGGAAACCCTAGTCCGTTCCACTTTTCCCGAATTGAAATTCAAAGTGTATTATTTTGACCCCGAACGAGTCCGGAGCCTGATATCGAGCTCCGTGAGGCAAGCGCTTGAACAGCCGCTGAATTATGCGAGAAATTATCTGGCGGATCTTCTGGAATCCTGTGTGAAGCGGGTCATTTATCTTGATTCCGATCTAGTTCTGGTCGATGATATCTGGAAGCTTTGGAACACTAGTTTGGGGAAGAAGACTATCGGAGCACCCGAATATTGCCACGCCAATTTCACCAAGTATTTCACGAAGCATTTCTGGTTGGACGCTAGATTCTCCGGCGTGTTTTCTGGCCGGAGCCCCTGTTATTTCAACACAGGCGTAATGGTGATAGATCTCGGTAAGTGGAGGCGGTTCGGGTACACTCGCCAGATCGAGTGGTGGATGGAGATACAGAAGACGAACCCGTACAGGATATACGAGCTGGGCTCGCTCCCGCCGTACTTGCTCGTCTTCGCCGGACACGTGGCACCCATCGAGCACCGTTGGAATCAGCATGGCCTGGGAGGGGATAATGTGCGCGGGAGCTGCAGGAACCTTCACCCCGGTCCAGTGAGCTTGCTACACTGGAGCGGCAGCGGCAAGCCGTGGCTCCGGCTAGACTCTAATCAACCTTGCCCACTCGACTCATTGTGGGCCCCATATGATCTGTATCGCCACTCGACGTGA